A part of Nocardioides sp. WS12 genomic DNA contains:
- the truA gene encoding tRNA pseudouridine(38-40) synthase TruA: protein MRLRIDLAYDGTEFRGWATQPGLRTVQEDLTSALTTVLRIPEGSLTVTVAGRTDAGVHARAQVAHVDVPDDSVAVAADQLYRLGRRVNGVLDRDVRVHHIGPAAEGFDARYSALWRRYAYRIADAPALIDPLRRREVLRWGRHLDGDAMNEAAATLIGLHDFAAFCKKREGATTIRTLLEFDWRRDDSGILVGHVQADAFCHSMVRALVGCVVAVGEGRRSVAWATGVLTGKQRDQGVTVVPAHGLTLEEVRYPEDAELAVRAQQTAARRTSTEAPA from the coding sequence GTGCGGTTGCGGATCGATCTTGCCTATGACGGCACCGAATTCCGGGGGTGGGCCACCCAGCCGGGGCTGCGGACGGTGCAGGAAGACCTGACCTCGGCTCTGACGACGGTCCTGCGCATCCCTGAGGGCTCGCTGACCGTGACCGTCGCCGGGCGAACCGACGCGGGCGTGCACGCGCGTGCCCAGGTCGCCCATGTCGACGTTCCCGATGACTCGGTGGCGGTCGCGGCTGACCAGCTCTATCGCCTCGGTCGCCGCGTCAACGGCGTGCTCGATCGCGACGTCCGCGTCCACCACATCGGTCCGGCGGCGGAAGGCTTCGACGCGCGTTACTCCGCGCTCTGGCGGCGCTACGCCTACCGGATCGCCGATGCGCCCGCCCTGATCGACCCGTTGCGCCGCCGTGAGGTGCTGCGCTGGGGAAGGCACCTCGACGGTGACGCCATGAACGAGGCTGCGGCCACCCTCATCGGCCTCCACGACTTCGCCGCGTTCTGCAAGAAGCGCGAGGGCGCGACCACGATCCGCACGTTGCTCGAGTTCGACTGGCGCCGGGACGACAGCGGGATCCTGGTCGGCCACGTGCAGGCCGACGCCTTCTGTCACTCGATGGTGCGCGCACTCGTCGGGTGCGTGGTCGCCGTCGGCGAGGGACGCCGGTCGGTCGCCTGGGCGACCGGGGTGCTGACCGGCAAGCAGCGGGACCAGGGCGTCACCGTCGTACCCGCGCACGGGCTGACCCTCGAAGAGGTCCGGTATCCCGAGGACGCCGAACTCGCAGTCCGGGCCCAGCAGACCGCCGCCCGCCGTACTTCCACCGAGGCACCTGCATGA
- a CDS encoding PfkB family carbohydrate kinase has translation MTTALVIGEAVLDVVQATGTDPVQRPGGSAVNVAVALARLGRPVRLATSYAADGAGELLDGHLRAAGVDLAADPHVLASTPRADAVIDATGAASYTFEVGWQLPPDVPTGQGTDAPHVVHVTSLAPLLDPGAADVFALVEQLRTTTTVSYDVNLRPAITGTGPEVLAGVTRMAALAHLVKASDEDLLALWPDQDPGESAALLLELGAAAVVVTHGDGGASWHSRCGCDWCTGGIHAQTVEVVDTIGAGDTFGAALIDHLWSLLGVGGADRIAALEAEEWIAALEYAAKAAAITVGRVGADPPTRAELG, from the coding sequence GTGACGACAGCCCTGGTGATCGGCGAAGCAGTGCTCGACGTGGTCCAGGCGACGGGCACCGACCCCGTGCAGCGGCCGGGAGGTTCGGCGGTCAACGTCGCTGTCGCCCTGGCCAGGCTCGGGCGCCCGGTGCGGCTCGCGACCTCCTACGCGGCCGATGGGGCCGGCGAACTCCTCGACGGTCACCTGCGCGCCGCGGGGGTCGACCTCGCCGCCGACCCGCACGTCCTGGCATCCACCCCGCGCGCGGACGCCGTCATCGACGCGACCGGCGCGGCGTCGTACACGTTCGAGGTGGGGTGGCAGTTGCCCCCTGACGTGCCGACCGGCCAGGGGACCGATGCGCCGCACGTGGTGCACGTGACCTCGCTGGCGCCGCTGCTCGACCCCGGCGCTGCGGACGTCTTCGCGCTGGTCGAGCAACTCAGGACCACCACCACGGTGTCGTACGACGTCAACCTCCGCCCCGCGATCACCGGCACCGGACCCGAGGTACTCGCGGGCGTGACCCGGATGGCGGCGCTCGCCCACCTGGTGAAGGCCTCGGACGAGGACCTGCTGGCGCTGTGGCCCGACCAGGACCCGGGGGAGTCGGCGGCCCTGCTCCTCGAGCTCGGCGCGGCGGCGGTCGTCGTGACGCACGGCGACGGCGGCGCGTCGTGGCACTCGCGCTGCGGCTGCGACTGGTGCACCGGCGGCATCCACGCCCAGACGGTCGAGGTCGTCGACACGATCGGTGCGGGCGACACGTTCGGCGCCGCACTGATCGACCACCTCTGGTCGTTGCTCGGCGTCGGTGGCGCCGACCGGATCGCGGCGCTGGAGGCGGAGGAGTGGATCGCTGCGCTGGAGTACGCCGCCAAGGCAGCGGCGATCACCGTCGGTCGGGTGGGTGCGGACCCGCCGACCCGTGCAGAACTCGGCTAG